Genomic DNA from Pelosinus sp. UFO1:
CCCTTTTAATTGAGTAATGGCTTGGGCTACTGGTTTTACACGATCTGTCCTGTCCACCTTGACCTCAAAGGCATTTGGCAGTGGGTTTGCTTCACCAAGGGCATTCAGCAAGCTCTGCTGTTCTCCTAAACGCTGTTTGAAGCGTTTCATGGCTTCTTCTTTATCAATGAAGTTCACTTGCACAACACCAGGCAGCTTTGTAATACGAGTTCCCACTTCACGCATCTCGTGCTCACTTAAACCATCCTGCAGATATACAGAAATCTGTACCTGTGATTCTAACGTAGAAGCCATATTATTTAAATTTAAAACCATTACCAAAAACATACCCAAAATGAGCAGAGACAAGGCCACAGTACTAACTGACGCAAAGCTCATTAGGCCATTTCGCCTAAGAGAAGAGACTGCTTCTCTGATAAAATACTCCATCGTTCTAATCTTCATAACCGTATACCCCTTTCACCTGATCCCGAGCAATACGGCTTTTTTCAATTGCAATAACTCGTTTTTTCATAGCATCTACCACAGTCTTATCATGAGTAGCCATAACAATGGTTGTCCCATCTTTATTAATTCGTTCAAAGATTTTCATAATTTCCCAAGACGTTTCTGGATCTAAGTTTCCTGTAGGCTCATCAGCAATCACTACTACAGGATTATTGACAATGGCTCTTGCAATTGCAATGCGCTGTTGCTCACCACCGGATAGTTCACCAGGGAAGTTCTTGGCTTTGTGCCGCAAACCAACTAAGTCCAATACATGAGATACGCGTTTTTGAATTTCTCGACGAGAGGACTCAATTACCTGCATAGCAAATGCTACATTTTCATACACCGTTTTATTCGGCAACAAGCGATAATCTTGAAATACAATACCTAAATTGCGCCTCAAGTAAGGTACTTCTGAAGGCTCTAACTCGCCCACATTACGGCCATTGACAATTAATTTACCTTTTGTCGGCAGCTCCTCCCGAAAAATCATCTTTATAAAGGTGGATTTACCTGCCCCACTGGGGCCCACCACAAATACAAAATCACCTTTAGGAATGTCAACCGTAATATCAGAGAGGGCGACACAACCATTATCATAAATTTTAGAAACACCATCTAAATGAATCAACTATAGTCACTCTCCCTACTACCAGAAAAATTTCAGCTCTACTTGTAATTCTTTGACGTTTATACCAAAATCCCTTTTTTTTGCTGTTAATTTTCACAATCCAACTTTTTCAAAGTTATATTTTGTAAAAATACCCGCGAGGATACTATTCTTAGTAGTAATAAGAAAGATATGCTCAATAAATTGTCTCCAAGCAATTGCTGTATTTATTTTAATTACATCCTAAATCATGGTTTCCTCAATTTAAAACCAGCTTATAATGTTTTCAGAAATAACCCTTCTTTTTGACCTTATATTATTTTTGTTTGGATAGCCTACAGATATAACAGCCATTAATTCTAACTCCTTTGAAGCTCCCAACATTTCTTTCACCAGATCTTC
This window encodes:
- the ftsX gene encoding permease-like cell division protein FtsX, whose amino-acid sequence is MKIRTMEYFIREAVSSLRRNGLMSFASVSTVALSLLILGMFLVMVLNLNNMASTLESQVQISVYLQDGLSEHEMREVGTRITKLPGVVQVNFIDKEEAMKRFKQRLGEQQSLLNALGEANPLPNAFEVKVDRTDRVKPVAQAITQLKGVENAKFGQEVVEQLFALTRMVRIFGLVIILFLALAALFIISNTIRITVFARRKEIGIMKYVGATNWFIRWPFLLEGMMLGFGGALVAVLCLNETYGVLIHQVYESLAFLPLIPQYPFITNISVVLLVTGTVIGALGSTISLRRFMKV
- the ftsE gene encoding cell division ATP-binding protein FtsE, with protein sequence MIHLDGVSKIYDNGCVALSDITVDIPKGDFVFVVGPSGAGKSTFIKMIFREELPTKGKLIVNGRNVGELEPSEVPYLRRNLGIVFQDYRLLPNKTVYENVAFAMQVIESSRREIQKRVSHVLDLVGLRHKAKNFPGELSGGEQQRIAIARAIVNNPVVVIADEPTGNLDPETSWEIMKIFERINKDGTTIVMATHDKTVVDAMKKRVIAIEKSRIARDQVKGVYGYED